A stretch of Nitrospira sp. DNA encodes these proteins:
- a CDS encoding Do family serine endopeptidase: MRRRLNMLTLLILSVALPVMAEAETGTVAGLTDSPGIRMLEEIQTVIMDLAEQAKPAVVNLFPIPGGGRPRESGGDRSPNTSGSGSGLIVDSDGHIVTNNHVVGDATEVEVRLSDKTKLIAQVIGKDPDTDLALLKVTADRPLPSARFGDSSTVRVGQWVLAVGNPFGLDRTVTLGVVSGIGRENINLSRYENFIQTDASINPGNSGGPLFNLRGEVIGINTAIINFAQGIGFAIPSNMAKQVIQQLTSRGKVVRGWLGVGIQPLTPELAKKFGVNEGEGVLVNEVFEKDPAAEAGIKPGDIILTIDGSVVDSPNKLSRLIGVLPPGAMPKIEVVRDLKHLVIAVPLSERRDSAVVASLPQSRTEVKLGLDLQDLTSGLADKFKLRETRGVLITKVDPGSLAHAEGLREGDLIKEVNRADVATVGEFTSAIAKVRRGDTVLLRVLRENRAFYVVLKSSD; this comes from the coding sequence ATGAGACGTCGGCTGAATATGCTCACCCTTCTGATCCTCTCGGTCGCACTCCCCGTCATGGCGGAGGCTGAAACCGGCACGGTGGCGGGTCTGACTGATTCGCCGGGGATCCGGATGCTAGAAGAAATCCAGACGGTCATCATGGATTTGGCCGAACAGGCCAAGCCGGCGGTCGTCAATCTCTTTCCGATTCCCGGCGGCGGCCGTCCGCGTGAGTCCGGAGGCGATCGTTCCCCCAACACTTCAGGGTCCGGGTCCGGTCTGATTGTGGACAGTGACGGCCACATTGTGACCAACAACCATGTGGTGGGCGATGCGACGGAAGTCGAAGTGCGCTTGTCGGACAAGACGAAACTCATCGCCCAGGTCATTGGCAAAGATCCGGATACAGATCTGGCCCTCCTCAAGGTCACCGCCGATCGGCCTCTGCCTAGCGCGCGCTTCGGCGATTCGAGCACCGTCCGCGTGGGGCAATGGGTGCTTGCCGTGGGCAATCCGTTCGGGCTCGATCGCACGGTCACGCTGGGAGTCGTGAGCGGCATCGGCCGGGAGAATATCAATCTGTCGCGCTATGAAAACTTTATCCAAACCGACGCGTCGATCAATCCAGGCAACTCCGGGGGGCCGTTGTTCAATCTGCGCGGCGAAGTCATCGGCATTAACACGGCGATTATTAACTTCGCCCAAGGCATCGGCTTCGCGATTCCTTCGAATATGGCCAAGCAGGTGATTCAACAGCTCACGTCGCGCGGCAAGGTTGTTCGTGGGTGGCTCGGTGTCGGCATTCAGCCGCTGACGCCGGAACTGGCCAAAAAGTTCGGCGTGAATGAGGGCGAAGGGGTGCTGGTCAATGAAGTGTTCGAAAAGGATCCCGCGGCGGAAGCCGGCATCAAGCCGGGCGATATCATTTTGACCATCGATGGAAGCGTGGTGGATTCTCCAAACAAACTGTCGCGGCTCATTGGTGTGTTGCCGCCCGGGGCCATGCCAAAGATTGAAGTGGTGCGTGATCTGAAGCATCTGGTCATTGCCGTGCCTCTGAGCGAACGGCGGGACAGCGCCGTCGTCGCATCGCTGCCTCAATCCCGCACCGAAGTCAAACTTGGCCTGGACCTTCAAGATTTGACCAGCGGTCTGGCCGACAAATTTAAGCTCCGCGAAACCCGCGGCGTGCTCATTACGAAAGTCGATCCCGGCAGCCTGGCTCACGCCGAAGGCCTCCGCGAAGGCGATTTGATCAAGGAAGTGAACCGTGCAGACGTGGCCACGGTCGGAGAATTCACGTCGGCTATTGCCAAGGTCCGGCGAGGCGACACGGTGTTGCTTCGCGTGCTGCGGGAGAATCGCGCGTTTTATGTCGTGCTGAAATCATCCGACTGA